A section of the Campylobacter porcelli genome encodes:
- a CDS encoding rod shape-determining protein: MILDQLVGLFSSDMGIDLGTANTLVLVKDKGIVINEPSVVAVQREKYGKQKILAVGHDAKEMVGKTPGDIEAIRPMRDGVIADFDMTEKMIRHFIEKTHRRKTFLRPRIIISVPYGLTQVERKAVRESALSAGAREVFLIEEPMAAAIGANLPIREPQGSLVVDIGGGTTEIGVVSLGGLVISKSIRTAGDKLDASIMNYVKEKYNLLIGERNGEDIKIKIGSAIQLPKELSMVVKGRDQVSGLLSRIELTSEDIREAMREPLKEIADALKTVLENMPPDLAGDIVERGVVLTGGGALIRGLDKYLADIVKLPVYVADEPLLAVARGTGKALEEIGLLQQLINE; the protein is encoded by the coding sequence ATGATTTTAGACCAATTAGTAGGGCTATTTTCTAGCGATATGGGAATAGACTTAGGCACTGCAAATACATTGGTATTGGTAAAAGATAAAGGCATTGTGATAAATGAGCCAAGTGTTGTAGCTGTCCAAAGAGAGAAATATGGTAAGCAAAAGATACTAGCAGTCGGGCATGATGCTAAGGAGATGGTGGGTAAAACTCCAGGGGATATAGAGGCGATTAGGCCTATGAGAGATGGGGTTATAGCAGATTTTGATATGACTGAGAAGATGATTAGACATTTTATCGAAAAAACCCATAGAAGAAAGACATTTTTACGCCCTAGAATCATTATCTCTGTCCCATATGGCTTAACTCAAGTCGAGAGAAAAGCCGTTAGGGAGAGTGCGCTTTCAGCTGGGGCTAGAGAGGTCTTTTTGATAGAAGAGCCTATGGCTGCAGCCATTGGGGCGAATTTGCCAATCCGTGAGCCTCAAGGTAGTTTGGTAGTGGATATTGGTGGTGGCACAACTGAGATTGGCGTGGTATCTTTGGGTGGTTTGGTTATATCTAAAAGCATTAGAACGGCTGGAGATAAGCTTGATGCTAGCATTATGAACTATGTAAAAGAGAAGTATAACTTGCTAATTGGCGAGAGAAATGGCGAGGATATTAAGATCAAGATTGGCTCAGCCATTCAGCTACCTAAAGAGCTATCTATGGTAGTAAAAGGTAGGGATCAAGTAAGCGGACTATTAAGCCGTATAGAGCTTACTAGCGAGGATATTAGAGAGGCGATGAGAGAGCCTTTAAAAGAGATTGCCGATGCTTTAAAAACCGTTTTAGAAAATATGCCACCAGATCTAGCTGGAGATATAGTAGAGCGTGGTGTGGTGCTTACTGGTGGTGGAGCGCTGATTAGAGGGCTAGATAAGTATTTGGCTGATATTGTAAAACTACCAGTTTATGTAGCTGATGAGCCACTTCTTGCAGTGGCTAGAGGAACTGGTAAGGCCTTAGAAGAGATAGGTTTATTACAGCAATTAATAAATGAATAA
- the mreC gene encoding rod shape-determining protein MreC encodes MNKIKFILIIICLGFTSFYLSDYARSIVINSTNFILSLYQDTRDFIVNSIDEHFNQADEIRALREQNAELEYSATLLSAFAYKLDTLLSEQNSTRFNPDIRLVRALSYMNIGDHDKIWIDFDEFDENKIYGLISQGKTAGIVVNKDGNPLALLQTDPKSTFSVSIGEQRIAGIATGNGKNITVKFIAQWLNPKVGDEVYTSGLDGIFFGGVPVGRIIKVYEEELYKSAVVETMLKIQVPSYLYVVTNQ; translated from the coding sequence ATGAATAAAATTAAATTTATCTTAATAATTATTTGCTTGGGTTTTACATCATTTTATCTAAGCGATTATGCTAGAAGTATAGTGATAAATAGCACAAATTTCATATTATCACTATATCAAGATACAAGGGATTTTATAGTTAATAGTATTGATGAGCATTTTAACCAAGCAGATGAGATAAGAGCGCTTAGAGAGCAAAATGCTGAGCTGGAGTACTCAGCTACCTTGCTTTCGGCGTTTGCTTATAAGCTTGATACACTATTGAGCGAGCAAAATTCAACTAGATTTAACCCAGATATTAGGCTTGTTAGGGCGCTTTCGTATATGAATATTGGGGATCATGATAAAATTTGGATCGATTTTGATGAATTTGATGAGAATAAAATTTATGGTCTAATCTCTCAAGGTAAAACGGCAGGTATAGTGGTAAATAAAGATGGAAATCCGCTAGCCTTACTTCAAACTGACCCCAAATCGACATTTTCTGTAAGTATCGGAGAGCAGCGTATAGCAGGTATCGCTACTGGAAATGGCAAGAATATCACGGTTAAATTTATAGCCCAATGGCTCAATCCAAAAGTAGGCGATGAGGTCTATACTAGCGGACTTGATGGGATATTTTTTGGTGGAGTGCCAGTAGGTAGAATTATTAAAGTCTATGAAGAGGAGTTATATAAGAGTGCAGTTGTAGAGACTATGCTAAAAATCCAAGTTCCAAGCTACCTATATGTGGTTACAAATCAATAA